The window CAAGGTCCCTCGGAAATCTAATCTGATCATCGACGCCACAGGAAACCGTTCTCCTCACTCGCCACATATCACGACAGCAGCGGGACACGGCGcattaaaaatagatttaatgAAACCAGCACTTTATGAAGAGACATTTATTAGATCAGTAGAAtacatcaccaccatcaccatcatcatcatcatcatcatcatcatgccaaaaagcagcagcagcagcagcagcacttcaTTTCCTCACTTTCATTGTGTGTTCAAGACAGACGCAGTGAGGGAccccttttttatatatatatatatatatatatatatatatatatatatatatatatatatatatatatatatacatatatatatatatatatatacgtatatatatatatatatatatatatatatatatatatatgtgtatatatatatatatatatatatatatatatatgtgtgtatatatatatatatatatatatatatatatatatatataatgatgaTCTTATCGTATGCCCCCATCTCTACTGAAAGTTCCACGACGCCGGTGTTCAAGCTCGTCTTATTGGCCCTGAAATCACTTTCTCAAGCTGGCCGGCTCCAGCTGTTTCTCATCTCTTCCCTTCCTTCACGGCTTCCAAGGGGCAGATGAGGTTTGCAAACACTTACTAGATAAGGTCATCTGACAGACCGATGTGTTGCATTGCTCAACCGGCATTGTTCGACGTTGTCTGTGCACAATTAAATCTGCGGTAAGATCCTGTTGAGAtcttcttttcttgtctttatttttatgaataCCTACTGGAGGAATTATCAATTATACAGTTGAGAGTCCTAACAGAAATACTATATACATCTTTGAAATAGTTAATATTGTGTACCGCATaagcaaacaacaaaataacgGTGACGACACCAGACTAAGTATATAGTCGCTATAGCAAAAACAGGAACACTACAATAGTATTCACATGCACTAGTACACAGTGTCGAAACATAGACCATAGTATTTGTATTTACATAATGTTCACAGCTACATTCcaggtttgtgttttgtgcattGTATATTAAAGGACTGAGTCTTTTTCTCTGTAACatgcagtgaaatgttttagttttttgtttgttttttttacactacaCCGCCTGTGAAGAAGAATGTGGATATGAGGCaacaaaagtgaaagaaaaaatacacagtaTGGATAACTGAGTTATTGCTCAGTGAATCTGATATGTAATGAACGTGATATCGACCAAAAACCATAAATAACTTCCAGTCTTTTTTCGTTTTTAAGAGATCAGCGATTGATCCAACCAAATGATGAACTGCAAGAAAAATAACAACCCATATGTTCACAATGTACACAGCTGTATATCAATAAATACACATGTAGTGGAAACAAGGTGTGTACAAATCAAGACGAACATGGAAGAAACCCGGCGTGGCGTTACGTGCGCCGAGATTGATGCAGCTGGCAGACATTCCCCCCCGCAAAATGACAGCCCGTTTAACGACTGTTGACACTGGAAGGAATCTGATGCTCggagaaaagaaagataaacaaaacagaataataaaaacctgACTCTGTTTGGGAAGCTTATCAAGGGcgtagacacacacagacgagtACAAAATCTCCCTGTTTACAACTGCTTTCCCCGAAagactcttttgttttttttttcttaaatacaTTTCTATCCGGGGgggaaacaacagaaaaagcaaCAAGGCGACTGCGAGCCATTCCCTTTAGTACGAGGAGACGTCATAGAATACAGTATTTACAGACGGATCTTAGCTACATTATCGGATTTGTCGACGGATGGTGACTGTCGCTCCAGGTTTCTTGCAGTGCTTGGGGCGTTTTAACTTTATGGCCTTGACTGTTTCTTTTAACCATCTTTAATGCCAAAACTGACCAAATATCCCGTCTTGTGCTTCACTTATTTTGTGCTTTGGACGTCCGTTTACTCTCCGTGCTGTTTTTAATACAATCCCAGGTATCTCTTCTTTCGTTGTTGTGAAGTAGAAAAGGTATGATCAGGTATCTACTTTAGTTTCACACTGATAAAGTACACCTAAGTAGCATGCCATGAGACAATGCCAGTCGACGCAGCCATCTGAACGTGGAGTCAGTCATGTCTGTAGGGGTGGGTATGTGCGTCCAGCTCTGGTGCTGGCTGACACCGTCCCTCTGCAGTGTTCGAGGCCACGGAGGCCAGCTGTGATAATATGCTCCAATGGCATGGCGTGATACAACATCCTGTTTCCTGCCGTCCTCTGTGCTGGCTCACTGTTAACATGGCTGCCCACGCACGGCGCGCAGCAGCCGGCGGTTCGGGGTAGtgtaaccttttcttttttttttccagttttctaTTCAGTCTTTTTGTGGAAGAAGTCTCAGTATGAAGGAAGGAAAAGTGGGAGAGTTAATCAGGGTTACAGAATGAGAACTGGGTGTCGGTTTCAGGATTTGGGCGGTAAAAGTCAAGGTTTCGCGGGTCAGACGCTGCGGGGGGCCCTCTCCAGTTCATGGGTCCTGCGGTTGCGTCCCTTCTGCCTCTCCTGCAGGTGTTTCCACTTGGCTGCCAGCCCTTGAGCATGCATGTGGGTGTGAGGGTTCACCACcgccttctgctgctgctgctgctgctgctggtggtgtatTTGTACTTGCTGCACCAGGTGAGCTTTCTGCCTCCTGTGCTTCCTCTCCCTTTTCCAAACCTGCTCGCAGAACTCGTCCACGCTGTTCAGAGTCGGGTGATTGACCAGCGACAGGAAGTCCCTGTACCACAGCTTGTTGTTGGGAGTTTCTTGAGGTGGGGAGCGATCCTGGGCAGGGCGGCtggcggcggcagcggcggcgggCTCTTCGTCGCGATGCAGCAGGTCCTCCAGGCGCTCGGTGTCGATGACCTCTAAGGTCACCTTCAGGAGCGTCTGCATGAAGCCGTGCTCCACTGCCTGGCACAGATAGATCCCAGAATCCTTCTTGTTCAGTGTGCGAATCAGGAGGCCCTGGTCCGTGCGGATGAATCGCTCCTCTGATTTGATCTGGAGATTGAGAAAATTGAAAGCAATCGAGTGAAGGACAAAGAGATAAAGACGGGGAAGATATGACACTCAACATTTCCCAAAAATCTAATCAGCAATGCCTCGGCGCAATCAATTACCGTATTGAATTAATCAGAAAACATCATCTGAAATAATCTTCCTTGTGAATTACCATCGATCAAACCTCCCGTGCTCTGCAGACGGATTCTATCTGAATCTATTGCAACAATACAGATGAAGTGTGTGCAGAGGCAGCGCCGACCAACCTCTTGTTTGCGGTCCACAATGGAGCGCTGATACTGCCAATATGTCATGGCTCGCTGGGATTTGGGGCTGCACTCAAGGAAAGTGCTGCTGTTCTCCACACCATACACAGTTTTATCCAGGAGAGTCGACAGCCCACTTAGTTCGTctagataaaaaacaaaaaatcacagTTTAGTTTGGTTTAGTCAAACACGTTTTAAATGCTTTTTCTAGTTTGCATCTTATGGTTAACAGCTTGATGGTCAAAAAAATGGAACTCAATAGGCAGCTTTAGTTCACTATTCGTGAAACCATCTCTGCTTTTCTGCTTTTCGCTGCCTGAAATGTCCGAAACTTTATCTTCGAGCTCTTCTTGAGTGCTCCCTTTGATGGATgcatttaacattattttatctCATCATCCTGTCTCTTTTCTTATCACACTCAATCATGTGCAGGGCAGGCAGCTTCTTCCACACAGGCAGTCACTGGATTGAAGGGAAAAATCTGGGTTTCAAACAGTATCAATTATGTGCGGCCATGCAGCTAGAGCGCTTTTGCACCGTGAGGTCAGTCGGGCTGATCTCCTCAATCCTGTAAAATTTAACAACTCAGACTCCGATTAAACCTACTGCAGCGTATTACTATTCCGAGCTATTTCCTTTAATTCTTTTCTTTAAAGAGTGCTGAATCTGGCATCTGTGATCTTTGGCTAAAATCGACAAACAAAGGTGTTGCTGCCAGCTGAGTGCGTAGCTACAGGTGACAGTATTTTCCATTTGTCCCTTCCCCTCAAATCAGCAGCTTccaataacctttttttttattgaaaatgaaagaaatgtgcaaTCAAGAGAGCGAGAACAGCGCGAGTCCTGTTCTCAGAGTGAGACCACTGACAGGGGCGAGCGGAGCGGGGGGCTCGGCGACAGAGAGGAGACTCGGAGGAATCCCGACCATGTTAATTACAAGCTTCACATGGACCGGCTCTAATCTTCACACCAccagaaaacacataaaacacaaacacacaaagccaCGCACACTCGTCTCTCTAGTGTGTTCAGGAGAGGCCGGCAGCGGCAGCAGAAGCAGCTTTGGGAGACTTTTTTTAGGCCCAAAGAAGAAATCGGTTCCCAAAAAACTATTGCTCTTTGAGTCGTGCGTTTGGAAAAATAGACAGACTTAGATCGTGTGCTTAGTATGATTTGCAAATTTCTGAAGTGACATGTTATTAGTCAGAGTAAAGAAGTATTTACAACACATTGCACttaaaaaattgcattaaaaaaaaaaaaaaatgcactttaatCTACCGTGGTGTTGCAGATCTGAGCATTGTGTGAGCGGGTCTCCATTCCTGATATCTtgtctcctcgtcctcctgcagaaacacaaatataaacaccTCCATgagtcagcacacacacacacacactggctcctttgtatgtgtgtgcacagggAGTTTACGTGCGTGTAGGTGTCTAGGTGTGCAGCGATGGCGGGGCCAACACAAATAGATAAACTACCAGCAGGCAGCCCATAGTATCATTGTAAAGCTTTAATTATAGGGTGTGTATAAGAGAGGAATTCAAACCCAATCAATCATTTCAGCCTGTCATCTCTCTGGCCTGCAGATGCAAAAGAGACAGAGTTTTAAGTGCCCTATCAAACACAACCTCGAGGATATTTTCTGTAAACAATAATTGAAGAAACTATGGAGACACCACCAAACTGGTAACTCTTCCCCCTCTGCCTCCCATTGTTCCAAACCCAGCGTTAGCGCGTTGGTAAGTGGAGGTATGAGTTTGGCTCTGGCCCGTCTTCTTTTTTTGAATGTAGGACTCTGGAGTCCAACTAACAGCGAGGTACTGTGCAGCTAACATTCAAATCAATACGCCCAATGGAGCTGTGAGTGGGAGGCTGcacacatacatgtgcacaTAGAGATCAGTCCACCACTACAAGCACATTTCCAGGAGAACCTCTACCACCCTCCTCACCCCTGGTTCACCCAGACAGCCTCCAGACATCACTGACACTGGTTCTAATTTACAGTAAACACATGAGGCAGGTTATATTTCTAGCTTTCTGCTGGAAACACGACCCCTATGCCTTCAGGGGGTTTTGGCAAATATACAAAGCCTGCACTAAAAGTGTGCCCTAGCAGCCGCCCCCGAAACGCAGTCTGGCTGCGTAGGGCCTCAATCTGGAAAACACTTCACTATAATCTGGTTTCAGCTCCGTAAAAAACAGACTCAGTATGTTTAACAAAAGTTCCTCTTAAACCAGCATGACTAAATCTGAAGCAGCTTGCTCACGTGCAAAACATATACACgtttctgttgatgttgttctTTGCATTAGTGATGGCTGGGAAATGTCACGTGAATGCCCACTAAAGTCGTGACGACAACTCagaagttggaaaaaaaatgtggttagCGAGTTGACATCATGTGACGCTGAAACAAATACAGATGGAGGTAAACGTTGGGTTAATGTTtcgaaacttttaccaaagtcacACATTGCATAATCATTACTTTGTTTCCGTTACTCTTCCTTGGTACTcaaacactggaaacagctgtcaGAGTTGTTTTGGAAGGTGCTGAGCGATAAAATGCAAAACGATTTCTTTTTGGCATCCATGTTGCTCCCACATTCCAACACACCGAAGTCGGAAGAACGGCTCCCAATTTGGTAAGTGAGACAATCCCAAAAGCACCTGAACGCAGCATAATACCACTGATTTCCTTTCCGATCAGATTCCAAGAAAAACCCAATTGGGTATGGCCAATACTAATACGATACCTATATCTTCTACAATAGCTAAAGAGCAAGTAAAAAACTGTTGTTTAATTAGTTTTGCTAATTGCGCTATGTCTAGGTTCAAGAATGTGTCAATGTATCCAAACCATTCATCAAATTCAGTATGTATGCTGAGCCAAATGTGTTCAAAATCTGCTGTTGCGCCAAATGGAACTGTCGTTTTGTGCTGGAGGCAAAATTGAATAACACTGCTCAGCTTGCAAAACACAATGGCAGGTTGGCGACATGACAACTGTGAATGCCAAGTGTGTCTTCAGTACCTCTTCGCCATGGGAAAGTATCTGGAGCACTCGGTGCCATCCCATGCACAGTAAGGGTCCCTCGCCAGGCAGCATTCGGCGCAGGCCTTTCCGTAAACCTCGCAGCGGTGCAAAGGCATCTGGGATACACCGATGTCTGAGCCCAGGTAGAGTTGTTGCTGTGCAGGTAGAGGAGAGAAAGCCATATCAATATCAGCTACTTCATGTCTTAGGAGCCACAATTTAGGTTTTAAAGTCTGAATGGGTGGCGTGTGCTTTGAACAATGCAGCCATCTTTAGCTCGGCTTATGTTTGTCAGTGAAGAAACAATAAAAGGGAGGAATGTGGACAGACCATCTCTCTACAGGTGCTCAGCACCCTCCCACCTGTCAATTAGCTGACTTGTTTTGTCTCTGCCTGCAATTCAAGTTGACGAGCTGACAGTTGCTGAAAGGCCGACAATTGAGATCTTTGTGTGATAAGGTGTTTCCCCCttaatttgtgtgtgaaactgCAGACAAGTGTGTCTTTGTTCTGTACTTCAGCCCGCGCTGCAAGGTGTGTCATACGAAAAGCTTTCATTCCCTATGAGACACTAAAGTTTCTTGTGAATTTTTCATTATGATTCATGTCTCCATGTTTCTCCCTGATGCCGTCCGGGAAACTTATCTCATGCCTTCACTGAACTGATTTACTGAGGTAACGTTCTCTTTTCAGAATCATCGTGATGAATGTCTCCTCTGAGGCTACGTTGCTATGTTCTGCTACATGTGTCGCTACAGGTTTATTTCACATACAATAGGAGCTACAATCAATACCTGTTTTGTTGAGAGCTCCATTGCTGTAATGGCTGTTGGCTCCTGTaagaaataaaagtcacattGACAAGTCAGCTCTTGTTGATCCTACAGCCATCGCTGCTGTAGAAGTGATATTTGTGATATGAGAGTAACCTACTCTGAAGACTGTCATCTCTTCCAGAAGGACTTCCTCCAGGTCATGCCAGGAGCCTCTTGGGATGGACACTACTTTGAGTATCGTCCCCATGTCTGGATCACAATGGAAACACACATGTCTTGGGTTTAATCCATCATATTTGCTTAACTTTCTATTTTGATCAATTAATGTGATAATATTCCAGTATATAGTCTGTATGGAAATGCATACCTGTGCCTATGAACATGACATCATACTGGCCATCTTCTGCTTCTACTTTATCCACCACTATCTGGGTGAACTGGTAGTCCACATCTGTTTTGACTATGATCGGTCGATTGTTAATGGGGTAGACAGGGTTGAACATGGCTGGGTGGCTTCTGGCGAAGGTCACAACCTCATCAGGAAGGTCCTTGGTTGTATCGAATCCTCCAAATGTCTTGCTTGGGCACTGCAGAGAAAGTTTGTTGGTGTAACTCTTACATTGGAGAACATAAATCAAAACTTTGCTCGGTCCATAGCTCACAGACAGTCCAGTTTAGCTTTTGCTGTACTCACAGTTCCAGGACGTGGGTAGGGGACACGTCCCTGGAAGGGCACCCACTGATAGTTTGGTCCATCTCTATGGGCGTATGGACCCAGGAACACTCTCCGGATGTCTGTCATGCTGTACATACACACGGCTGAACCTTTGAAGATGTTGCTAGAGGGCAGAAGGAATGAGTCAGGTAAGGATCAGTAGGTTCTTGTTGAAAACACAGGTCATCTAAAAGTCAGTGATTATGACCAAAATCACATGCACAGTACCTGGAAGTAGTAAATACTGCATAGATGATTGGGCTCTTAGGATCCTTTGTGctcatcagaaaaacatccTCTGGAAAGCCAAAGAGAAGACCCCATGTATTACAGACAAAATATCCACCCATAGCATCTCACCTTCAACAAACATTgcgtaaaacatgttttaaagtgCGGGGTAATCACTCACGTAGTTCATCAAAGTGTGTGTCTATTCCATTACTGCCGGGAACGGAGCAAATAAGTCGGGCCTTCAGGAAGGTGGTCCACTTATTCACCAGACTCCTGTGGCCTCCAAGATCATTCTGTAGGACAGATCACACAGAGACGTTCAGCAGGAGTTAGAGGTTAAGactcaatgttttattttccaaagtTACTTTTTAAGCTTTAATCAGCTAACTTTGTGAATTTGTATGCGGCTATATGTCTTCTGAaaggtaaaaaagaaagaaaatgcattAGCTCTATGATGTTAATGGACTTGCATTGCCTAATTTCATTCTCCTCTGCTGAGCTTTGAGAACATATGCCTCATTACCATCTGGTTGAATGAGGAGAGGCGCTCCTCTTGCTGGTTGGATATAAAGCAGGAGAACTGCCGTCCCTGCGCCAGAGATGCCGTCATTCCCTCCCTCTTATGCCTTTTAATGCATACCGCACACACTACATTGTCAGTTATATGACAAAATAGATCAATTCAGGCGGTAATGGAAATACACAGCATTCAAATACGTACTTAAAACTTTGAACAAATGTATGTAGAGGTGTTGCTTATCGGGGAACCTTTAGAGAACACTACAGTAAACAGAGTTTAACTATTTCAACCAGATCAAGTCACAAGATAATATCCCTAATACACACTTCCAATGATAAACGATTGCTTGCTGAAGACGACTATCTCAGTTCTGAATGTTCCACTACACATGCTTTTAATATGTGTCATGGCTCACAGTATAGTGTTTGTTTTCCAGAACATAGCACGCAAACAGAGGCACAGAGTGCTGGCTCATAAAATCGAATCCCACTTGGTGTTGATTTATGAATTAGAATGTGTCCAAATATGCATTGGCCCAAATTAACGCACATCTCTGGATAATGGATGGCTTGTCTTGTGTTGAGCATTGCGGATTCCTGACATTCTGGGTAATCAGGCTGTTATGACAGAGGCACGATATGCAGTTAAACGGGAGGTTGAGGCTGGACGTCGCTCACTGATCTGCAGTCAGCTGGGTGGATTCCTACTTGATGAATAAGAATAGGATTTTGGAACGTGAAAGCTGATACGAGGCCAGCGATTTAACATAACCATCCGCATGCAGCTGGAGGCTGTAGCCGAGCCAATCAGTGCCAAAGCCTGGCATTAGGATAACAGTGCTGCCATTGACAGCGTCTTTGCCTCTCAGGTTCTggtgacatttaacatttctctCAGGTTTCTGTCTTTGGGGGGCGATTGTACCACACGCAACAAAGCCCGCTCTCCTCCAGGctaaaaataatcacagataaCGGCCCCTGAAACCTGCCATTATGAAAGCCACTCAGACACCCGTCAAGTGTTTTTCCAGATACAGAAGCTATTCCACATAATGTCTATGTGGAAGCCGTGCGTCTTTGTCTCTCGCTTCCTTTGTGTGGGTCTGAATTTTTCTGTGTGAGAGCcagcttgcatgtgtgtgtgtgtgtgtgtgtgtgtctgcatggaTGTGTGCCAATGTGTGTGCGCGTACTTTGCAGAGCTGTCCGATGCGAGCGTGCGTGGCCTTCCCAGCATGCTCTCCATCCATAGCATTCTCTTTGAAGAACAGGTAGATCTTGTCATCTTCTGGGTTGTCGCTCTCCGGAATCTGATGAACCCCAACAAACCTGGGATCTGCGACACACAGAGATAAAGGAAACAGGTAAGTTTGGTCGTTTTTATGCTAAAGCAGCAGGAGTATTACGACTGGCATTTAATTTCTCAGTCCTTCAGAAGTCCAGTGTTAAGCGTTTACTGCCATCTAGGGGTGAGGTTGCAAAATCGCAATCAACTGAACACACCTCACCTCACTATTTTTCTACGGTGACTGCTAAAAAACGCCCTTTAGCTTAGTAAGTTGGCTGAGATCCTTGTGGTTGACAGACAAGTACAACTgagtgtcatctgcataaaacGGAGAGCAATAAACTAAAAATAAGGACCAAGAAGTACTGAACCCTTTTTAAACCACACATAAATATGACGTTTGGGTtgattttcctcttctttctcaccATTTAGCCACCGGGAGTCATGCTGCTCTGTCCTGATTGGGTGGTGCTTGCCGAGAGTGCGAAAAATGGCAAAGTCCCGGCCCATGAAGTCGGCCGACGTCCCGGCATACAGCTCCCCATCTGCAAGTAAGATGAATGAAGCTGTGTTAGTGTTGTAACAGTGAGGGGTGAGTTCTCCCCCGATGACGCAGGTGTAAAGTCTCAGGAATTGTTCGGAGGCTTAGCAGCACAGGTACAGTAGACGTGGCGTCCCGAGAGAGCACAGACAGTGATAGAAGTGATGAACATCAGGAGTGTGAAATTGGCATTAACTCAGCCGGCAGGACTGAGACTGGAGCCTGGAGGAGGATGCACGGATGGAGggacagatgaggagggactGGACAGAGGTGTGAGACAGGGGGAGTACATAATAATGCTGctgagaggggggagagaaaggggagaggagatgaggggCGACGGGCTGGAAAATGGCCATCTGCTAGGTTAAACGGTGTGATATAACACAATGTGACTGGCAATAATTGGGGGTAGAGAGGAAAGACATGCTCACACAGTCCCGctttatttgccaaaaaaagGGGGGATCAGTGAAAAGAAAACTCAATTAAGTGTCATCTGTCATGCCCGCCCAGCACTTAGAGGAGGTAAATTCAGATTGAAATAGAGTTTACAGTCGTGCCAATGAGGGGTTCCCATGTGTGTAAATACAAACTACAGAGCAGATCCACTTGTAATGAATGACAGGAATGTCCTGTTCTGTTATACCCATTCACTTTACACCCTGTATATGTGCTGAAATGAAAGAGCAAGGCAGAGGGTGTTTTCGAGACTcccatgtttttatttgacctCGCTTCAACGCGCAGAAGAGCGGCACAGCGCATCCGGTCTTACACTCACCAATTAGCATGGAGGCAGTGAGCAGCTTGGGATCATAAGGACTCTTCCCACGGCCATTTTCCACGTGAGACTCCAGTCTGAACACGCTGTCCTGGACGTTAAGAGATAGAAAGTCACAGGAGTCGTAGCACACTAACAAATACACAGTTTCACATTATTTTCTAGTGTTAAGGATGCAAATTATACACGGAGTAAAGAGTGGACTCAGTTCTGGGGAGCCCGTTGTGCTGTCAGAACATAATTACATCCAGGTCGGGAGAAACTTGCAGTATTTTAAAATGAGACACAAAAAAGTATATTTGAAATGATGGCTCTTGCAGAACAATTAGCTACAAAAGTGCAGCAATCAGAAAGTGACAGTCTGGATCTAAATATATACCTTGAAATGCATGATTCTGTTTCAAATTGTTTACGtaataagaatataaaaaaaatccataacCCATCCATTGACGTTGCCGTACAATGTggaaaaccaaaaaccaaaggagaaatctgaaa is drawn from Sparus aurata chromosome 8, fSpaAur1.1, whole genome shotgun sequence and contains these coding sequences:
- the sema3ab gene encoding semaphorin-3ab isoform X1 encodes the protein MGSLWGSVVLLCGVLLLRTEGSGAQQTKNNVPRLKLSYKEMLESNNLVTFEGLANSSAYHTFLLDEEKGRLVVGAKDHIFSFNLLNVSRDYAQIPWPASPTRRDECKWAGKDLSRECSNFIKVLQPFNQTHLYVCGTGAFHPVCSYLEVGKKPEDSVFRLESHVENGRGKSPYDPKLLTASMLIDGELYAGTSADFMGRDFAIFRTLGKHHPIRTEQHDSRWLNDPRFVGVHQIPESDNPEDDKIYLFFKENAMDGEHAGKATHARIGQLCKNDLGGHRSLVNKWTTFLKARLICSVPGSNGIDTHFDELQDVFLMSTKDPKSPIIYAVFTTSSNIFKGSAVCMYSMTDIRRVFLGPYAHRDGPNYQWVPFQGRVPYPRPGTCPSKTFGGFDTTKDLPDEVVTFARSHPAMFNPVYPINNRPIIVKTDVDYQFTQIVVDKVEAEDGQYDVMFIGTDMGTILKVVSIPRGSWHDLEEVLLEEMTVFREPTAITAMELSTKQQQLYLGSDIGVSQMPLHRCEVYGKACAECCLARDPYCAWDGTECSRYFPMAKRRTRRQDIRNGDPLTQCSDLQHHDELSGLSTLLDKTVYGVENSSTFLECSPKSQRAMTYWQYQRSIVDRKQEIKSEERFIRTDQGLLIRTLNKKDSGIYLCQAVEHGFMQTLLKVTLEVIDTERLEDLLHRDEEPAAAAAASRPAQDRSPPQETPNNKLWYRDFLSLVNHPTLNSVDEFCEQVWKRERKHRRQKAHLVQQVQIHHQQQQQQQQKAVVNPHTHMHAQGLAAKWKHLQERQKGRNRRTHELERAPRSV
- the sema3ab gene encoding semaphorin-3ab isoform X2, with the protein product MLESNNLVTFEGLANSSAYHTFLLDEEKGRLVVGAKDHIFSFNLLNVSRDYAQIPWPASPTRRDECKWAGKDLSRECSNFIKVLQPFNQTHLYVCGTGAFHPVCSYLEVGKKPEDSVFRLESHVENGRGKSPYDPKLLTASMLIDGELYAGTSADFMGRDFAIFRTLGKHHPIRTEQHDSRWLNDPRFVGVHQIPESDNPEDDKIYLFFKENAMDGEHAGKATHARIGQLCKNDLGGHRSLVNKWTTFLKARLICSVPGSNGIDTHFDELQDVFLMSTKDPKSPIIYAVFTTSSNIFKGSAVCMYSMTDIRRVFLGPYAHRDGPNYQWVPFQGRVPYPRPGTCPSKTFGGFDTTKDLPDEVVTFARSHPAMFNPVYPINNRPIIVKTDVDYQFTQIVVDKVEAEDGQYDVMFIGTDMGTILKVVSIPRGSWHDLEEVLLEEMTVFREPTAITAMELSTKQQQLYLGSDIGVSQMPLHRCEVYGKACAECCLARDPYCAWDGTECSRYFPMAKRRTRRQDIRNGDPLTQCSDLQHHDELSGLSTLLDKTVYGVENSSTFLECSPKSQRAMTYWQYQRSIVDRKQEIKSEERFIRTDQGLLIRTLNKKDSGIYLCQAVEHGFMQTLLKVTLEVIDTERLEDLLHRDEEPAAAAAASRPAQDRSPPQETPNNKLWYRDFLSLVNHPTLNSVDEFCEQVWKRERKHRRQKAHLVQQVQIHHQQQQQQQQKAVVNPHTHMHAQGLAAKWKHLQERQKGRNRRTHELERAPRSV